In Drosophila innubila isolate TH190305 chromosome 2R unlocalized genomic scaffold, UK_Dinn_1.0 1_C_2R, whole genome shotgun sequence, the following are encoded in one genomic region:
- the LOC117785213 gene encoding coiled-coil domain-containing protein 93: protein MANRDVFSKILPNVKLATRYDAEGREIQVERREDSDAAAKELDTFDMLVAAGYYRARIKGLSAFDKVVGGMTWCIECCDYDVDVDLLFHENLTIGQKIALVEKIVTVLIDMKCPHTLEPHQVQGLEFLAIHPVIQWLVKTSVANREERGQRLKRFAIGQFHNDYQYKSDKDNLTKIRLAAVNIKNIQELYSPKRQYERKETNSEDDALRVRLTLLEYGDDGPVVKQSVDTKTTSNMELVEPNLEQQLRQLSMTIGDVSVPLKRIDLDPKAKSALQQHYAEFKLEMETDAQELKSHNQQKRLEAAKIALEHKIKRYGKENEQLESSVEAQKQQTTQQVQKLQKLKTELEAYKQTEADADPALLEKVRGLLQQHDELKKSEAEFKESCRTDLANLQQQIDELESFNAQDAEAQAAAIASEQQRLQELRLHLAKRNRGIVAIERKLDAIPDRTELAQYQRRFHELYNEMSAKHLETKQYYTLYNTLNDKKRYLEKELSLLNSICEAYNEGMLSPHGREDFIRQFESIVDGVKSAQDKVRHKYNEERMRRDELNEELLGLLELQRQYAAAIKQLTRECQRCEQLQQHLKSIQEQTQQINP, encoded by the exons atggCCAATCGCGATGTATTCTCGAAAATCTTGCCAAATGTCAAGTTGGCAACTCGCTACGATGCAGAAGGTCGCGAAATTCAG GTGGAAAGACGCGAAGACAGCGATGCTGCAGCCAAGGAGTTGGACACATTTGATATGCTCGTCGCAGCAGGGTACTACCGGGCTCGCATTAAGGGACTATCCGCCTTCGACAAAGTTGTGGGCGGCATGACCTGGTGCATAGAATGCTGTGATTatgatgtggatgtggatttGCTCTTCCATGAAAACTTGACGATAGGACAGAAAAT TGCGCTAGTGGAGAAAATTGTTACGGTACTGATTGACATGAAATGCCCGCATACTCTGGAACCGCATCAGGTGCAAGGTCTAGAGTTCCTAGCCATACATCCTGTCATCCAATGGCTGGTAAAGACGTCTGTTGCCAATCGGGAGGAGCGCGGCCAGCGGTTAAAAAGATTTGCTATTGGACAGTTTCACAATGACTATCAGTATAAAAGTGATAAGGataatctgacaaaaattcgATTAGCTGcagtaaacataaaaaacatacAG gaGCTGTACAGTCCAAAAAGACAGTATGAACGTAAGGAGACCAATAGTGAAGATGATGCACTGCGTGTACGTCTAACATTACTGGAATATGGCGATGACGGACCTGTGGTGAAGCAAAGCGTAGATACCAAGACAACTTCCAACATGGAGCTAGTAGAG cCCAATCTGGAGCAACAATTGCGCCAACTATCTATGACAATCGGAGATGTTTCAGTGCCACTGAAACGAATCGACCTCGATCCCAAAGCTAAAAGTGCCCTGCAACAGCACTACGCGGAATTCAAGCTGGAAATGGAGACGGATGCCCAAGAGTTGAAGTCGCATAACCAACAGAAGCGCTTGGAGGCGGCAAAGATAGCCCTAGAGCATAAGATTAAACGTTACGGCAAAGAAAATGAGCAATTGGAATCGTCGGTCGAGGCGCAGAAACAACAAACCACTCAGCAAGTGCAGAAACTGCAAAAGCTTAAGACGGAACTGGAGGCATACAAACAAACGGAGGCAGATGCAGATCCGGC TCTTTTAGAGAAGGTGCGTGGGTTGCTGCAGCAGCACGACGAGCTGAAGAAGAGCGAGGCAGAGTTTAAAGAAAGTTGCCGCACAGATCTGGccaacttgcaacagcaaatcga CGAACTGGAGTCGTTTAACGCACAGGACGCCGAGGCACAGGCTGCTGCCATAGCCAGCGAGCAGCAGCGACTGCAGGAGCTGCGCTTGCATCTGGCCAAGCGGAATCGCGGAATTGTTGCCATTGAGCGCAAACTGGACGCCATACCTGATCGTACTGAGCTGGCACAGTATCAGCGACGCTTCCACGAGCTGTACAATGAGATGAGTGCCAAGCATCTGGAAACTAAGCAATATTATACACTCTACAACACACTTAATGATAAGAAACGTTACCTGGAGAAGGAGCTATCGCTGCTCAACTCCATTTGCGAGGCCTACAACGAGGGAATGCTCAGTCCACATGGCCGTGAGGACTTTATTCGACAGTTCGAGTCTATTGTCGATGGCGTAAAGAGTGCACAGGACAAGGTACGACACAAATACAACGAGGAGCGCATGCGACGTGATGAGCTCAACGAGGAATTGCTGGGACTGCTCGAGTTACAGCGTCAATATGCAGCTGCCATTAAGCAGCTCACCCGGGAGTGCCAACGCTGTGAACAGCTCCAACAACATCTCAAGTCAATTCAAGAGCAAACCCAACAAATCAATCCATAG
- the LOC117785335 gene encoding DNA repair protein RAD51, translating into MREFEDQEHNMDDKKDLQSLLSQTKSGKQLSEYHMKLLKKQKISTPQEFVDAPNLHKLMALGVDQVELIKRELLSLLVKSVTLKKLYQTNPLSFSTGIEEVDKLLDYIGQPLRPGRVWELYGETGVGKTEFLHTLAVNFVANYRDRYEVLFIDTKRDFDSERVHEILLNRQLDNEAISSSLIAINVIESTSAESLIGALETMLVKLSTSDDTVSRIKLVLVDSLAASFILYRSSYERNNGRSFLTKLAMIVRTLASQHGIAFILGNLSLSSNDEFDDDEDNDACMTPSSPDIQEDFTLLGDYWDSVCTLALTLEIPEESNSDGIRMLKVLNNSYGVSGNSCFLRITDAGVI; encoded by the exons ATGCGCGAGTTTGAGGATCAAGAACACAACATGGATGATAAAAAGGACCTGCAATCGTTACTCTCACAGACTAAATCAGGAAAACAATTATCCGAATATCATATGAAATTgctaaaaaagcaaaaaatcagCACACCACAGGAATTTGTGGACGCGCCAAATCTGCACAAGCTTATGGCTCTTGGAGTGGATCAAGTTGAGCTAATCAAACGAGAGCTGTTATCTTTGTTAGTAAAGAGTGTTACGCTTAAAAAACTATATCAGACAAATCCGTTAAGCTTCTCAACAGGCATCGAAGA AGTGGACAAACTGCTAGACTACATTGGACAGCCTTTGCGGCCAGGTCGAGTCTGGGAGCTTTATGGTGAGACGGGCGTGGGCAAAACTGAATTTCTGCACACACTGGCAGTAAATTTTGTTGCCAATTACCGAGACAGATATGAAGTTCTGTTTATAGACACCAAGCGGGACTTTGACAGTGAGCGAGTTCACGAGATTCTCCTGAATCGGCAGCTGGACAACGAAGCTATTTCGAGTTCTTTAATTGCTATTAATGTAATAGAATCCACATCTGCGGAGTCTTTAATTGGAGCTCTAGAAACAATGCTCGTGAAGCTATCAACTTCTGATGATACTGTGTCCCGTATTAAATTGGTGCTTGTCGACTCCTTGGCTGCCAGTTTCATTTTATATCGCAGCAGTTATGAGCGTAATAACGGACGCAGTTTTCTAACTAAACTGGCGATGATTGTAAGGACACTGGCTTCCCAACACGGCATAGCTTTTATACTCGGCAATTTGTCGCTCTCCTCAAATGATGAAT TTGATGACGATGAGGATAACGATGCATGCATGACTCCAAGCAGTCCAGACATACAAGAAGATTTCACACTATTGGGAGACTACTGGGACTCGGTTTGCACCCTTGCATTGACCTTAGAAATTCCAGAGGAGTCCAACAGCGACGGCATACGTATGCTAAAAGTATTGAATAACAGCTATGGTGTCAGCGGGAACAGCTGCTTTCTACGTATTACAGATGCTGGTGTTATCTAA
- the LOC117783073 gene encoding protein arginine N-methyltransferase 5, translated as MIYVCLYQDGISDIAKFIQKAESNKYDCVAIPINANMLPMDPIETDPTYPATVLKGEEWINKVIIQLSDVDVDSPNSKLREYSKAMLLRDITWAEHLQISGSVMIRLRGPKVENLAEIIQKHKKGCWFIQVPITNPEMATFEHRKDATETEMEEAQQVDPWSWWNNLRFAVNHSARVKCVLELNDSDRPSRETVRRWLGEPIEAIIIPSSLFILNRSNYYVLQKEWQVIVGHFISMRVKIIISANPTDKAISQYAEYAKKLITDNSDNHDLISYENELETPLQPLFDNLDTYTYEIFENDPVKYKLYQDAIQQALLDRVSDEEAKTKLTVIMVLGGGRGPLARAAFNAAEKTKRKVRVYIIEKNPSAIRTLSNMVKILWSNKDVHIFSKDMRDFSPPELADILVSELLGSFGDNELSPECLDGALKLLKDDGISIPCKSTSYINPIMSAVLHHKLCESTSASVFHCGHVVLTKNSYDIDVPKALFEFKHPNRDNVIDNTRYKELSFTVQQDCVMHGIGGYFDTVLYKDIVLSINPLTHTQGMFSWFSMYFPTQPRTVLAGDKISIKFWRCVDPDKVWYEWQISAPFESERHNVNGVGYNMRL; from the exons atgatttacgTTTGTCTTTACCAGGATGGCATTAGCGACATagctaaatttattcaaaaggCTGAATCGAACAAATATGATTGTGTTGCTATACCAATCAATGCAAATATGCTGCCCATGGATCCAATCGAAACGGATCCCACTTATCCGGCCACCGTGTTGAAAGGCGAAGAGTGGATCAACAAGGTGATAATTCAACTATCCGACGTTGATGTGGATTCGCCAAATTCCAAGCTACGTGAATATTCCAAAGCCATGCTACTACGCGATATCACATGGGCGGAGCACTTGCAGATTAGTGGCAGCGTTATGATTCGCCTGCGAGGCCCAAAAGTTGAGAATCTAGCCGAGATTATACAAAAACACAAGAAAG GTTGCTGGTTTATTCAGGTACCTATTACAAATCCTGAGATGGCTACTTTTGAGCATCGAAAAGAcgcaacggaaacggaaatggaaGAGGCACAACAAGTCGATCCATGGAGTTGGTGGAACAATTTACGGTTTGCCGTTAATCACTCTGCTAGAGTGAAGTGTGTTTTGGAGCTAAATGATTCGGATCGTCCTAGTCGTGAGACTGTGCGCCGTTGGCTTGGCGAGCCCATTGAGGCTATTATAATTCCATCAAgtctatttatattaaatcgTTCCAACTACTATGTGCTGCAAAAGGAGTGGCAGGTAATAGTGGGCCACTTCATCTCAATGCGTGTTAAAATCATAATCTCCGCAAACCCCACTGACAAGGCTATTTCCCAGTATGCGGAGTACGCAAAGAAACTGATTACCGATAATAGCGATAATCACGACTTAATTAG cTATGAAAATGAACTGGAAACTCCTCTGCAGCCGCTGTTTGATAATTTAGATACTTATACTTATGAAATCTTTGAAAACGATCcagtaaaatacaaattgtatcaGGATGCCATTCAGCAGGCGCTCCTCGATCGTGTCAGCGATGAGGAAGCCAAAACCAAACTG ACTGTGATTATGGTGCTAGGCGGTGGACGTGGTCCTTTGGCACGTGCTGCATTCAATGCAGCAGAGAAAACCAAACGCAAAGTCCGTGTCTATATTATTGAGAAAAATCCCAGCGCTATTCGCACACTTTCCAACATGGTGAAGATTCTCTGGTCCAATAAGG ATGTGCACATATTCTCCAAGGACATGCGTGACTTTTCGCCGCCTGAATTGGCTGACATACTTGTCTCCGAGCTGCTTGGCTCCTTTGGCGACAACGAGCTGTCGCCCGAGTGTCTTGATGGTGCATTGAAACTGCTGAAAGACGATGGCATCAGCATTCCCTGCAAGTCTACTTCCTACATCAATCCAATTATGTCCGCTGTGCTGCACCATAAACTATGCGAATCAACAAGTGCCTCCGTCTTCCACTGTGGGCATGTGGTGCTGACGAAGAACTCTTACGACATTGATGTGCCGAAGGCGCTGTTTGAGTTTAAGCATCCCAATCGTGATAATGTCATTGATAATACGCGCTACAAGGAGCTCTCATTTACGGTTCAGCAGGATTGTGTTATGCACGGCATTGGCGGCTACTTTGACACTGTGCTCTACAAGGACATTGTTTTAAGCATCAATCCACTGACGCATACGCAGGGCATGTTTTCATGGTTTTCCATGTACTTCCCGACG CAACCCCGCACTGTCCTGGCAGGGGATAAAATATCCATCAAGTTCTGGCGCTGCGTGGATCCAGACAAGGTCTGGTACGAATGGCAGATAAGTGCTCCCTTTGAGAGCGAGCGACACAACGTGAACGGTGTCGGCTATAACATGCGGTTATAG
- the LOC117785334 gene encoding uncharacterized protein LOC117785334 yields the protein MSLVADYSDSSESDEETSSNESEKEEKSKSISPPPAQKHPKLPSASAALDNAAAKRTGDVFSNPFLEAELHKTASLERHVKMVNNDDHLKQKNGRKICWNFRKGRCRFGTSCQYAHDSDLSVDATTGSEATVETATPTFTAHTNTNNKRKRPGLSDAIEPGKRVLKSYQQQHQGTGQRRPFN from the exons ATGTCGCTGGTCGCTGATTATAGCGATTCATCTGAATCCGATGAGGAAACCAGTAGCAACGAGTCagaaaaagaggaaaaaagcAAGTCGATAAG TCCGCCTCCAGCACAAAAGCATCCAAAGTTGCCCAGTGCAAGCGCTGCGCTTGACAATGCCGCAGCAAAAAGAACTGGGGATGTTTTTAGTAATCCATTCTTAGAAGCGGAACTGCACAAAACGGCTTCACTGGAGCGTCACGTTAAAATGGTCAATAACGATGATCATTTGAAGCAAAAGAACGGGCGCAAAATCTGCTGGAATTTTAGGAAGGGACGCTGTCGCTTTGGCACAAGTTGCCAGTATGCACACGATTCGGATTTATCCGTGGATGCCACAACTGGCAGTGAAGCTACTGTGGAGACAGCAACTCCAACATTTACGGCACACACAAATACGAACAACAAACGCAAACGGCCAGGACTGAGTGACGCTATAGAGCCGGGCAAACGTGTGTTGAAATCttaccagcagcaacatcaaggCACTGGACAACGACGACCGTTTAATTAG